The following coding sequences lie in one Heyndrickxia oleronia genomic window:
- a CDS encoding YuiA family protein: protein MNVTSTEKTTCTYCSGKGYFQLILGGSETCPRCDGTGKNK from the coding sequence ATGAATGTAACTTCAACAGAAAAAACAACATGTACTTATTGCTCAGGTAAAGGGTATTTTCAACTCATTTTAGGTGGATCAGAAACATGCCCACGTTGTGATGGTACTGGAAAAAATAAATAA
- a CDS encoding YuiB family protein translates to MQMALPVLIISILLFFVLFFGIGFILNMLLRMTWIMAIVYPIVAILIIDEVRFLDYFTNPGHSFHLLGEKITRLHTPDIIILISGFLGTIVAGIVMRILRKKGYRMF, encoded by the coding sequence ATGCAAATGGCTTTACCAGTCTTAATTATATCGATATTATTATTTTTTGTTCTTTTCTTTGGAATCGGTTTTATTTTAAACATGTTGTTACGGATGACATGGATTATGGCAATTGTTTATCCAATTGTGGCTATATTAATTATTGATGAAGTACGGTTTTTAGATTATTTTACTAACCCGGGTCATTCATTCCATCTATTAGGAGAGAAAATTACAAGGCTCCATACACCGGATATAATAATCTTAATCAGCGGTTTTTTAGGGACAATTGTAGCGGGGATAGTAATGAGAATATTAAGAAAAAAAGGGTACCGAATGTTTTGA
- a CDS encoding 3D domain-containing protein — translation MKKILKRLLMTILFIGALISTFQSISGVKAEDLNDVSISDIGEQKKTELQKGFHNLSLKSVGISLKSLKKSKATTTQISSSESIKGSTPTLEEAINWTNYPSKEVIATGYTAGVESTGKHPNDPEYGITYSGVKVKRDLYSTIAADTSVFPIGTILFIPGYGYGVVADTGSAIKGNKLDLYYETVKDVYEQWGKRTVNVYIVQMGNGKLSENDLTALNENESMQVFRQQYIKTKDE, via the coding sequence ATGAAAAAAATATTAAAACGCTTATTAATGACGATTTTGTTTATTGGGGCTTTAATTTCTACTTTTCAATCGATATCAGGAGTGAAAGCAGAAGACTTAAATGACGTTTCTATATCAGATATTGGTGAGCAAAAAAAGACAGAATTGCAAAAGGGATTTCATAATTTAAGTTTAAAATCAGTAGGTATTTCATTAAAATCATTAAAAAAATCAAAGGCAACAACAACACAAATCTCATCTAGTGAATCAATTAAAGGATCCACCCCTACTTTAGAAGAAGCGATAAATTGGACAAATTATCCTTCGAAAGAGGTAATAGCTACCGGCTATACTGCTGGTGTTGAATCAACGGGGAAGCATCCTAATGATCCAGAGTACGGTATTACATATTCGGGAGTGAAGGTAAAAAGGGATTTATATTCAACCATTGCAGCAGATACTAGTGTTTTCCCTATTGGAACTATTTTATTTATACCAGGATATGGTTATGGAGTGGTCGCTGATACTGGTTCAGCGATCAAGGGAAACAAATTAGATTTGTACTATGAAACCGTGAAAGATGTGTATGAGCAATGGGGAAAAAGAACAGTTAATGTTTACATCGTTCAAATGGGAAATGGTAAACTATCCGAAAATGATTTAACGGCACTTAATGAAAATGAATCGATGCAAGTATTTCGTCAACAATATATAAAAACGAAGGATGAATAA
- a CDS encoding leucyl aminopeptidase — translation MFKIMNVNPFEESQECLFIGVKDTPEKFNGLLAQLDEKFENELTELVKSGDISAKSKKISYVHTFKKIGAKRLVCIGLGKEKELTFDVLKEAFGKAFKKVHANGIQSISIALDTFFTDSISYDDVATALSEAFALSTYEFIGYKKKSNEPEKRIEEVKIISEADQGEIEAAVTVGYAYGKATNSARTLVNLPGNMLTATDLANYAEELGKKYEFEVEILEKEEMEKLGMGALLAVNQGSNEPPKMIVLKYQGKEQWEDVIALVGKGITFDTGGYSLKTKTGIVGMKTDMGGAAAVLGAMEVIGELRPEQNVVAVIPSTDNMISGSAFKPDDVITSMSGKTIEVLNTDAEGRLALADAVTYAKHHGANYIVDVATLTGGVITALGLDKTGAITNHEAFFEQVLEASHESGEFIWRLPLTENDKKRVRGSKIADLNNSPGSEGHAIMGGAFIGEFAEETPWVHLDIAGTADTNKEHDLGPAGATGVMVRTLALLVERFEPIK, via the coding sequence ATGTTTAAAATAATGAATGTAAATCCATTTGAAGAAAGCCAAGAATGTTTATTTATAGGAGTGAAAGATACACCAGAGAAATTTAATGGATTACTTGCTCAATTAGATGAGAAGTTTGAAAATGAATTAACTGAACTTGTTAAATCTGGTGATATTTCTGCGAAATCAAAAAAAATCTCTTATGTACATACCTTTAAAAAAATTGGTGCAAAACGTTTAGTATGTATTGGACTAGGAAAGGAAAAAGAATTAACATTTGATGTGTTAAAAGAAGCTTTTGGTAAGGCCTTTAAAAAGGTCCATGCAAATGGGATTCAATCAATTTCAATTGCGTTAGATACATTTTTTACTGATTCTATTTCATATGATGATGTTGCTACTGCTCTAAGTGAGGCATTCGCTCTTTCTACATATGAGTTTATTGGATATAAGAAAAAATCGAATGAACCAGAGAAAAGAATAGAAGAAGTGAAAATAATAAGCGAAGCGGATCAAGGGGAAATAGAGGCTGCTGTAACGGTTGGTTACGCATATGGAAAAGCTACCAATTCGGCACGTACACTAGTTAATTTACCTGGGAATATGCTTACAGCGACTGATTTGGCAAATTATGCAGAGGAACTTGGCAAGAAATATGAGTTCGAGGTAGAGATTCTTGAAAAAGAAGAAATGGAAAAATTGGGTATGGGCGCACTTCTAGCCGTTAATCAAGGTTCCAATGAGCCACCTAAAATGATTGTATTGAAATATCAAGGTAAAGAACAGTGGGAGGATGTAATCGCTTTAGTTGGAAAAGGAATTACTTTTGATACTGGTGGCTATTCCTTAAAAACAAAAACAGGGATCGTTGGGATGAAGACAGATATGGGGGGAGCAGCCGCAGTTTTAGGTGCGATGGAAGTTATCGGTGAGTTAAGACCTGAGCAGAATGTAGTAGCTGTCATCCCATCAACTGACAACATGATTAGTGGTTCAGCATTTAAGCCAGATGATGTGATTACTTCGATGAGTGGTAAAACGATTGAAGTATTAAACACGGATGCAGAGGGCCGTTTAGCATTAGCAGATGCAGTTACATATGCAAAGCATCATGGTGCAAATTACATTGTGGATGTTGCAACACTTACAGGTGGAGTAATTACTGCATTAGGATTAGATAAAACAGGTGCTATTACGAATCATGAAGCCTTCTTTGAACAGGTACTTGAAGCTTCTCATGAATCTGGTGAATTTATTTGGCGTCTTCCATTAACTGAAAATGATAAAAAGCGTGTTCGTGGAAGTAAAATTGCAGACCTAAACAATTCTCCAGGCAGTGAGGGACACGCGATCATGGGTGGAGCATTTATTGGAGAATTTGCTGAAGAGACACCGTGGGTACACTTAGATATCGCAGGAACAGCTGATACCAATAAAGAACATGATCTTGGTCCTGCTGGTGCAACAGGTGTAATGGTTCGCACATTAGCCTTATTAGTCGAAAGATTTGAGCCAATAAAATAA
- a CDS encoding hotdog fold thioesterase has product MELKNTLIAALGMEFLEVGQGKVIATMPVDERTRQPFGYLHGGASVALAETVASVGAAAIIDSEKEICFGLEINANHIRSKRDGIVTATAEVVHQGKSTQVWDIKIRDEEEQLICMSRCTMAVVPKK; this is encoded by the coding sequence ATGGAATTAAAAAACACACTTATAGCAGCTCTCGGAATGGAATTTCTTGAAGTTGGTCAAGGGAAAGTAATTGCTACGATGCCCGTTGATGAGCGTACGCGACAGCCGTTCGGTTATTTACATGGCGGAGCTTCTGTTGCTCTTGCGGAGACAGTAGCAAGTGTAGGTGCTGCGGCTATTATCGATTCAGAAAAAGAAATATGCTTTGGACTTGAAATTAATGCAAATCATATTCGGTCAAAACGAGATGGGATAGTTACTGCAACAGCAGAAGTCGTTCATCAGGGGAAAAGTACTCAAGTTTGGGACATTAAAATTAGAGACGAAGAGGAGCAACTCATTTGTATGTCTAGATGCACAATGGCAGTTGTACCAAAAAAATAA
- a CDS encoding MFS transporter has product MSIEKRNLVIMWFCNFLVGASTTMIMPFLSLYIESFGHFNDEYVQRWAGFVFGVTFLVAFFISPVWGRFGDRYGFKPILLITGYGIAASIFFMGMVHHVIGLFILRIMMGIVTGFIPTSIALISAQTPKESAGKTLGTLQMGTVSGTLFGPLIGGAMADTFGFKYTFIITSISIAIATTGVLFGIVEKRKQTSSAQEKTFSRKDVIKRIFNHRILITVMIIALLIQVANFSIQPLLALYVSQLSSAGSVALLAGMAFSATGFGNLLMTRQWGKLGDRIGHEKVLMCLLLLAAIFIIPQALAQQLWQLVIFRFLFGMAIGGMLPSITAFIRREAPLEMQGEVLGYNQSFRFLGNVVGPVLGGIVSGYSGISSVFYVTSALFILAFGILLYSIKHDHRQFKESY; this is encoded by the coding sequence ATCAGTATTGAAAAGCGCAACTTAGTAATAATGTGGTTTTGTAATTTTTTAGTTGGAGCAAGTACAACAATGATCATGCCATTCCTTTCATTGTATATTGAATCATTTGGGCATTTTAATGATGAATACGTCCAAAGATGGGCAGGATTTGTATTTGGAGTGACCTTTTTGGTGGCTTTTTTCATTTCACCTGTTTGGGGAAGATTTGGAGATCGTTATGGGTTTAAACCGATCCTATTGATTACTGGATATGGGATTGCAGCAAGTATTTTTTTCATGGGAATGGTCCATCATGTCATTGGACTATTCATTTTAAGGATTATGATGGGGATTGTTACAGGATTTATTCCTACCTCCATTGCTTTAATATCTGCTCAAACACCAAAGGAAAGTGCAGGAAAGACTTTAGGTACCTTACAAATGGGAACCGTTTCGGGAACTTTATTTGGTCCGCTCATCGGCGGTGCAATGGCAGATACGTTTGGTTTTAAATATACATTCATAATTACTTCCATTTCAATTGCTATCGCAACAACAGGAGTATTATTTGGTATCGTAGAAAAGCGTAAACAAACATCTTCCGCACAAGAAAAAACATTTAGCAGAAAAGATGTGATTAAACGAATTTTTAATCACAGAATATTAATCACTGTAATGATTATTGCATTACTTATCCAAGTAGCTAATTTTAGTATCCAACCGTTACTTGCTCTTTATGTCAGTCAATTAAGCAGTGCTGGAAGTGTGGCCTTACTAGCCGGAATGGCATTTTCTGCAACAGGGTTTGGAAATTTATTAATGACTCGTCAATGGGGGAAACTAGGAGATCGTATCGGACACGAAAAAGTACTAATGTGTTTACTTTTACTTGCAGCTATATTTATTATTCCACAAGCTCTAGCCCAACAATTATGGCAGCTCGTTATTTTTAGATTCCTATTCGGTATGGCCATTGGTGGTATGCTCCCAAGTATTACGGCCTTTATTCGTAGAGAAGCACCTCTTGAAATGCAGGGTGAAGTTCTTGGATATAATCAGAGCTTTCGCTTTTTAGGAAATGTAGTGGGGCCTGTCTTAGGTGGAATAGTTTCAGGGTATAGCGGTATATCCTCCGTTTTTTATGTGACAAGTGCCTTATTTATCCTTGCATTTGGTATTCTTTTGTATAGTATTAAGCATGACCATCGTCAGTTTAAGGAAAGCTATTAA
- a CDS encoding kinase-associated lipoprotein B: MGGINVELEQTVTFFNKTGKYIGEITAIYPDHYVVRTLAVLKHPMQGDLHNPKQVNVDFFHERKALAFREQTNIPLKMVKPYEGEVPEYKSTLKEAVDKMIQELSTSDDDFSQKSLDCLKNIQQEYGWMYNIQW, from the coding sequence ATGGGAGGAATAAACGTGGAACTAGAACAAACGGTCACATTTTTCAACAAAACAGGAAAATACATTGGAGAAATAACTGCCATATATCCGGATCATTATGTTGTTCGAACTCTAGCTGTATTAAAACATCCAATGCAAGGAGATTTACACAACCCTAAGCAAGTTAATGTAGACTTTTTTCATGAGAGAAAAGCGTTGGCATTTCGTGAGCAAACGAATATACCATTAAAAATGGTTAAACCGTATGAGGGTGAAGTACCAGAATATAAATCCACTTTAAAAGAAGCAGTTGATAAAATGATTCAAGAACTTTCAACCAGTGATGATGATTTTTCTCAAAAAAGCCTTGATTGTTTGAAAAACATCCAACAAGAATATGGTTGGATGTATAATATTCAGTGGTAA